Sequence from the Parus major isolate Abel chromosome 1, Parus_major1.1, whole genome shotgun sequence genome:
GAGCAGGCAAAGTCCTGGGAAGcaaggctggggaggagagTGGAGGAGACCCATGCAAGCTGGGCAGATGGGCATACCTTCATCCCTTTGCCCAGACTGTCGAAGTCACTGTAATCAAGCCCCTCACGGCAGGCATACAGGCATTCAATAACCTCCCGGCTCTCCAAGCTACCAGGGCGCACAGTGAAGCCAGCCAAGTAACCATGGAAGTAGTGGTGTATCGACAGAGGATCTCCTGAGGGAAACATGGGAGGTGGAGGGTGTGAGAGACGGGGCGAGGAAGAGAGCAAAACCACAGAAGCAACAGTGTGAGGGCCATGCAGAGGTAAGGGAGGTAGAGGCATACAGAGGGGGGCATGGAAAAGCCCAGACAACAAAAGCAACAATGTGAGGGACATACAGATGTTAAGGGAGGTAGAGAGGGACAGAGGGTTGCACAGAATATGGAAAAGCAAAGGCAACAAGAAGACAGGGGATActgaagaaaagagatgaaaattgtTGAAATTCCAGATGGGGGAAATTGAGAAAAGCAGACCAACAAGAAGACAAGGGCAGTGAATGGTGGGTAGCATAGAGAAGTTTCTGTCAAACTGCTGAATGCCAGACGGAAACAATTTCTTGTCCCCTTCTCACTCTGCTTCCTGTGAGGGCTTGTAAAAGAAACTACACATTCCGCAGATAGTTCGGGATGAGGTGACATCTCCTGATGTCTCTAATGGCTATTGTGCTCTTCAGAGACCAGCTTTAATGATCAGGCACAAGTACTCTTTCTCCACACAAAAAGCATACTCCAACTCTCAAAGCAGGCTGCAATCCTTCCATCAGCCTTTTCATGCTCCACAGGTACCAAGGTATCAAGGACCAATCTGCCAAATAAGGGGTTTCCTCCCAAGGCGGTGGGAGGTGGCAGGACAGGACtggggaagctgtatgaggaaGGCACCATGCAAGAAGCGACAGTCATGCACGGTCAAGATGGGGAGAGACCCATCTTCTTTCTCCCTACCTTGCACAGAATCAGTGGTGTTCTCGCCtcctttggttttctctttgtttttctcctctgcaaaaGGAGAACATCTGGATGAGCAACAAGGCACTGGAAGATGGTAATTACAGGGTTAGACAAGTATCTACACAAGGGCCTGTATTGGCCAGTCCACAAGAGCAACTCTGTGCCAAGCATCCTTCAGCCCTAGAGGCAGCACATCACAGATGACAGAGGGCAGAGTTCCTCTCAAGAAGCGGATGGTGAGACTGTAACTGACTTAAGGGAGAAACTATGCAGTTTTTCAATCCTTTCCCAATGTTATCTGTTTCGGGAATTAGCCATGTTCACAAGAAGCTATGTTCTCAACATCCCTTAGAGACTCAGCTCCAGGAGAGGGTCCCAAGCTGATCAGTATTGGTTGTCTGCATAATGCCAATCaagagagcacagagctgtgggaaggtCTCTGACCTCAGAGAAGCAGCAGTACAGCAAAGATTTGATCTTGCTGGAAATTTCCGCTAGAGTGAAGGTAAGCAGTAGGCAAATTCCTTTAGTTCTGTCCTGCTTCAGTCTAGCAGGAGAACTGAAGGATCTGAGAAATGCAGCCATGCATCTCCACAGAATAGGTTTTAATCCAGTAGTGGCCTAACTTTGTTCCTAAcctgatttttgtctttcaacCCAATTCCAGTACAGAAGGATTTATGACTTTTTCATATAGACCCTCAAGACAGAGGAATCCCCATCAACACAATCAGCAGCATAAATAGTACTGCCTGTTTTCTGGTGAAAGGCTTTGATAGAAATGTCAGTCCCAGAATGAGGTACAGAATTTCAACTCTCCTCTGCCTGAAAGCTGGTTATCCATTGCATATTCTCTGGCTGTTGTCCAGGAAGCTGCCAGTAACACTTTTCCCTGAGCTGTTATCATCTTGGtccaggaggaaggaaggagccaCACTAGCTTTGGTGCCAAGGAGGCAAGATGGCTGCAGTGTGGTTTGCATCATTTAGCATTGGGTGGTGTTTCTTTCACCTCTTCTGGGTCTCCCTCCGGCCCCTTTTTTCCCACATGGGAAGAGCACGGTTTGGGGAGTGGGCACTCACCGGCCCAGCAGGCCCCGATCATGAGGGAAGGCTCCGGCCGCGGCGGGTGGATGAGGCCGTTGTCGTGGATCAGGGCAGGGTCGTAAGAGACGCCATCCACGTACAGCGTGACTGTGGGGAACTCCAGGTTGAGGGCGTAATGGTGCCACTCATCGTCGCAGACCTGCGGCAGACGGCAGAGCACGGCGTCAGCAAAGGGCCGGAAGGAGAAGGGACATGGGGAGGATGCAAACCCTTCCTCACCTGCTCAAGCTTCCAGAGGAACTTCACAGGCCTCGCACTTTCCAGCAACGGCCAGTAGAGGAAAGAAATCCGGCAGCCATGAACAGCCAGAGAGTAGTGCGAGTAGCCATCCTCTGCCAGGGACAAGCACGGGGAGTTACGTGTCACACTCCAAGCAGTCCCACCAGCCAGAACCCAGAAGCCCACACTGCCACGCATGACTGGCACTCAGCACCATGTGCTCAAAGGAGGCTTGAGCGCTCCGAGGAAAAGGGACACCTAAAGAAGCTGTGTTCCTAAGTTCCCCTGCCCAAGTCCTGCTTTGGAACATCAGGGACTGACCCCTGCAGGGACAATCCCTTCTAAGGAGTTAAGAGGCAGTGGGCAGAAGTGTCATCACCCCAGGAGAAGTCTCACCGCTCTGCACTGTACTGCAGATCACCGTCTCCTCTTCCCGCCTGCCTTTGCCGGGCACCACGGCATGCTTCATCCACACGGACAGGGTGAAGTGGTCACTCAGCCCCTCGTGTCCATTTGGTCCATTCACCACAGGCACCTGGGCAGCCTGGCTGCCATTGAACCAGTAGATGaggctgctgtcctggctgtagTGCACCGAGAGCCGCGCCGTCCAGTTTGCTGTGGGGCTAGGCACTGGCAGCAGGTCAATCTCTCCTGAGGCAGCACCTATGGAGAAGGGAGAGAGTCAGGAATGCTGGCACAGGAAAATAAGGAGCCTGAGAACTGGGGATCAGATGAAGTGGGCACTGGAAGCCTGACTGTAATGTCTCAGTGCATAGGGAGATGAGGATTTGCCTAAAGTCCTTCTCCTGTCTGGAGAAAAATGGTGACTTTTTGTTCAGTGCCAAGGGAAGTCCCACAGACTCTGCATACTGGGACAATGCACAGAAATCTCTGGCTTCCCAGCAAGGAAAGCACAGGCAGTCCCTGACAAAACTAGAAAGTTGTGTTCAGTGCCAGGTTGGATGAGACTCTGAGCACCCTGGCCTAGTGCAAGGCGTCCCTGGCACTCTGGCAGGGATGTTGGAACTAgaagatctttaaggttccttccagtccaaaccattccatgattccacgaGATACGGGCAGGAACACCCATTGCCCCTCAATGCAACACACAATCTCGGTGTCCTCCCAGCCCAGTGACCACAGCAGACGTGAGGAATGTGTCCCCTGACACCTCTGCGGTGTGAGGCTCAGCTACCACAGTGAACCCCTCCAGAGGAAGGGGCAGGGTGCCGTGCCACAGCCGCCCTCAGCCCAGGAAAGAACCAATTCACCACAGAGTTTGCGCAGTGACTTCTCGGAGTAGTTATCCCGGTCACAGCCCTTGGCCACGTGGTTTGTCTGCAGCTCCACCGTGGCCTGGATGTTCCACAGGGGCTCATCACAGGTCTCCAGGTGAATGGTGGGGAAAAGTGCGAGGCTGCCTGCCCCCGGGGTGTACTCAATCCTCTTGTTCCAGCCTAATGGAAAGGAGTGAAGGAGAGGGATTAGGAACTGCCAAGGACACAGGGCCAGAACACCTGGCATACACATAAGTGGCATCTATGGACTAGTCCAAATTTTTGGCCCTTTCCTCATTTACGCAGCTGGCATCAATGCATGGAAAGATTTGCTAGAAGCACAGAGTCCAAGGTGCCAGCTTCTACAGCTGATAGTGCTGTGTCATCACTCTCTTATCAGGCAAAGTAGGTATTTAGTTGTGTTGATTTCCCCTTCATTCTAATTGACTAAGATGAACCTGCAAGAACACACCACTGCTGGAAAAGCCAAATATCTtccagaagagaagaaacaatCTTTGCTGCATACAGTCTGTGAGCCTTATCAAACACATGGCAGTTCACAGTAATCCAAGGAATGATTTTCCAGTGTTAGAATTTACCTTTCAGTGACTTTGCAACAGACTTAGACATCTGCTGTGTCCCCTGATGGAGATGGGTTGGTGCCAGAACTGAACCATATATATGGGCACACAAATTTATACGTGTATATACAAACATTTGTGATGAGGAGGACTGAGTAGTAGCTGAGcaaaagcaaagggaagagaaaaatgtgtttggagGTTTCATACCCTGCCAACTGGGCTTGCAGGTGGGTTTCACCTGGATTTCCACTTCAGCATCATCAGAAGCCCTCTTCTTTCCACAGTCATAGGCTGTCACTGTGAATTTGTAGACACGATCCGCACTGTACTGCAGCTTCTCCGTGTTCTCGATGTTCCCTGGTTTGCAAAACAAAGAGATCAAGGTAGAGGACAGGCAGTCTCCTCAAAGACGTTCCTTCTAAAAATCACTCATATCTTTTATCAGCGacaaaaacaaccagaaaagaGTTGAGTCACTCTGCCCGGTGTCACTTTGTAACAAGTTACAGCATCCCACAAaatggatgctgctgctctcaccagGACagatcagcagtgctggaaaattTATATATACAACTCTGCCTTCGAATGGGGCTggcagagaaggagcagagcaggaaaacaggagtgATGTGCACGTGATGAGTGAGGATTCTTACCATCATTGTCAATGAGGAAGGGAATATTCGGGGTCAGGATCTCATAGTAGCAGATCTGGCTGTACTGGGGAGAGCAGTCCCCATCGATGGCCTCCACACGCAGGATGCGGTCATACAGCTTTCCCTCCGTCACTGCCACGCGATACAGCTTCTCCACAAAGACGGGAGCAAACTCATTCACATCGTTTACTCGAACGTGCACCGTGGCCCTGATGCAGAGAGGCATCAATAAGAATTGATGGGCTGATTAGGAGCCATGCCCTACCTAAATTTCAGAGCAAGCCATTCTTTTAAAGCGCACCACTCTGATTTCCAGCTGTCAAAAGCAAGGACAAGGAAAGACACCTTGATTTCAGTGCAGCAATGCTGTCACGCAGGCGCTTGGACAATGGTTTCCATCCACTCAGAAAGAGCAAAAGTAATAACAATGCAATCTAGACCTCCTACCTATATGCAGCAATGTAAAACACcacttttaaaaactgctgtCAAACAGCCCTCGTTTCTGTATCACTCGTGTGACAGCCAGTGAACTTTTCTCTTTGGGTCTTCTTAGCATGTTGAGTTACAATATCATGGCtagagaaaaatacttctggCTAAATAAAGTGTTTCCACAGCAactttcctttgcatttttgtcACAGATCACATTTTGTGGCATGCAGCAGTGTCTGCATGAACTTACTTGTGTGATTTTTTGGTATTTGCTCCATCAGGTCCCTCTCCACAGTCATAGGCCTGGATGGTAAATGTGTGCTCCTTATGCGCTTCACAATCCACTGGCTCCTTGGCCCGGATCAGCCCCTCTCCTGTAGCTTTGTCCAGGATCACAGCTTCAAAAGGTACCCCTGACCCATGAATCCTGAAGCCACAGATTTCACCTGGtacacaggaaaacagagaggaaggggagaaagaaaaggactgAGGAGAGCACATTACACCCTTTGCTTTACTTTCccatattttcttcccttctaaCTTACACTTTCCATTCTCCCCCATTATCATCCTTCATTTTGAGCAGTTTTTGGTTCCCTAGGAGTTTCTCCTGCTATCCCTTACAGCCATTAATGGTGCAGATTGCCATCTACTGGAGAATACTCCCACGGCAAGGAGTCCTGACCAGCATCATGAAAGATTGAAGGTTACAAGGCTCAAGCTACATTTATTAGTGCTACACAGCACCTTGTTTCTCCTCCACATCCCCCAGGGAGGCAAAGCAGGCCATATACTGCAGATAGCCAGAGCATGAAGATCCATGATGTCTCATCCACCCACACACGCAGGATGTGCAGAGTACCGCAGGGGAACTGCAGATAGGGTCACCTAAACCCTAAAATTCAGCTCACAGGGACCACATTTACTCTCCCAAAGCGGGGGAAGAATGAGTGAGGAAACTCCAGGCATGGCCTAAGCAAGCACTAGGAATACAACCATTGAAAGCCTCGCCTGTTGTGCTGGGGATTTGTGCTCACTGTGAGGGGATGTAGCACTGCCAAAGAAGTGTGCCCTACCAGCTTTCTCCAGGGCTCACAGACACAGCACTGTGCATGTGATCTTTGAAAATAGCAGAACTGCGTCAAAAAGTAGCTGGCTCCACCCTCAGTTCCTCTCCCTAAGGAAACAGCTCACAGCATCCTAAATCAAGCTGTGCCCAAATTGCCTCCAGACTTCACTAGGGACCTCCTCCGGAACAAGGTTTGGAGGTGACTGTTTCCTGAAGAGAGGCAGGATCCAGCACAGGGATGAATGTCACTGTGTCCCTGCCTCTCCTTAAGTCTGTCCCTGCCTCCCACCCTTGGCAGAGCTGTTCCCCACCTACCTGCATAGCGCAGTGGGGCATCTTTGTCCAGCGCAAAGAGCGGCGGGTTGAGCAGGACGGTGTTGTCGTTCTCCATGACGATGCCCTGATACTCGGCCTCAATCCATGGTTTGTGCTTGTTTGCTGAGGCAGATTTGGGGTAAGGGATGGAGGACAGGAATGTATTAGCCACCAACTGCAGACTtagcaggaaaagagaagcatttCATCCCCTAGTGAGTAACAACCAACCCCTCACCACCTTCTTCTCTAGAAATAAAGACGTCTAAAATaggctgggagaaaaaaagttatcTTTATTTAGTTCTACTCATGGGAGACCTCTTCAGAAACAATGTGTTCCTTCTTGTGTCCTCATTGCTATCCTATTAGAAATAAGTGGAGAGACATCTGTGtgcccagaaaagctggagCAGTCAAAAAAAAGTGAGCTGAAGAGGCAGAAGTAGCCTCAGCCTGGAGACAGATTCCAAATACTAAACCCTTTAGCTCAATGAAGCCAGAATGAAAGGATCCAGCCTACATCTCTTAGGTTATCCCCAGAGGACAATGCAGCCATTATCACTTCTGCCTTGTACCCTCTAGACTAAGGCCCAGGACCTACACAGAGATGCCCAGGTACACCTTCACTCAGCCATCCTGCAAACATAACAACCTATTCAGAGAGTCCCTTGCTCTTTCCTTCCCCACTCCATGGTGAGCACCATGTTCCTTTGGCCCCTCCTTGCTAATCCTGTTGGCTGGAGCCCAGCCAGGTTTGGCatggaggcagcagccagcaggaggCTCTGAAAAATGTCACAGGCCCAGAAATAGCAAATTAATCTTTATCACACaggctccagggcagggaaagggagaaataaaggggtgggggggaggggaggggataGGAGGggagtgagggaaaaaaaatcattacaaattACAAACCCCTCCCCCATGCCCACTCCCTGCCAAATGGGCCTCAGAGATTATATTACATGGCCTAGTTACAACCCCCATTCCCAGATAATCCCCCACTCTCCCACCCCCTGGAGACCAAGATTTATTACAACCCAGCAATACTTTGAGCACAGCATGGCTCAGAGCTGGTGGGGAGTGGATACAGAGCCATTCCCCTCAAGGGCACTACTTCCAATATGTTGAATCcatcctctgcagcacagtgtCCTCTGAAAGGCCATACTGGCATGGCCTCATGTGTTGACTCGGAAGAGGCAGCATCCTGTGCAAGCAAGGATTTTGGGGCCAGGGGGTGCTGCCAGGGGTGGCTGGGGGGCCAGCAGGCAGGGTGACAGGTCAGCGAGGGGATGTCCCAGCAGGATCCAGCCTGGTGTGGCAGCGAAGAGCGTGGGTTGGCACTTCTCCACCACCGTATTGATTGAGATTATAAAGCATTGCGTAGGAAATCCAGAGAAACATCCATCCTGCTCAGTATGCAGGTGGAATCCTCCCTGTGTGCAAGTGCCCGCgtctccccctgcccctccatTGTCCCCACCGGATTCCATTCTGCTCTGGCCCTATCCATGCGCCACACCACCGAGGTGGGGATCCAGAGCTATAAATGCCAAATGTGCCCTGTTGCTGGGGTAACAAGCTGATGGTACAGAGATAAATCCTTTGCTGCATCCACCTGCAACTTGGGAATCACCAATCTGATTTCTCGGGAAATGAGTTGTTGGAgaatagaaaaacatttcaggaatatttttaggATACAGACTCCTACCAGGATACAGACTCCTACCACCTTCAAGAAAGCTCCCGTCAATCTAACATAATTTGCCAAAGGTGGGTAGATGTTTCCGAGTGCAAATTCACAAAGGAGAGGGAGGATCCAGAGCATGAGGGGCCTTTCCTTGCCACCGAGCCCCatggaagcagagcagaacaaataAATGCCCCTGCCAATGTCAGGGTACACACAGCTCTGCGGTGCACCCGCCCCATAGCCCTGACTCTTCCAAGGCACGGAAAGCACCCCGAGGTGTCACATTCCCCGATGAGCCCAGAGTCCCTCAAATGTTTACAGATCTTCCCACCCTGTCAGATTACCGACACACTGACTCCGCTCGGATGAATCTCTCACGCTTGTCTCTACAGCCACAGATCTAGAAACCTACATCTTTCTCCATCACTCTGTGTGCTCGGAGAACATCTGCATTCAGAACGTTACAGCTGTAGCGCTGGGGTGGTTTGGGGGTCTTTTATCTTTatcacataaaatatattaaatcgACCTGCATCGTTAATCCATAACTATACTTAAACAGCTCCTATTGACAGATCGTAGATGGGTGAACTAGGACTGAAAGATGGAGCTAGGGAATGTGTTTTATGAACTGCAGGGGTCTGTGGAGAAACAACACATTCTCTCTCAGCGCGCTAGGGAAGGGATGGGAATCTAAACCCACCCAGTGATAACTAAACAAAAGCAAGACAAGTggatggaaaaggggaaaacGCAAGGGGAGCGCTAGGAGACGAAAGAAcggagagggaaaaaaaagcgGTGGTAGGATGACAGATGGACAAAGTAGAGAATGGAGATGGGATAGCATAAGGGCGCCCGAAGGGGCGAGGAAAGCCGGGGCCACCGGGGACCGCGGAGATGCCCCGACAGAAACGTGCCGGGCGAAGGCGGCGGGCAGCGCGGAGCCGCACCGCCACCGCGGGGGCGGATGGACGAGCCGCGGCCAACGTGTCCCTCCAGAGCCCCTCGGCGGGGGCTGCCGGTGGGTCCCAGCGGagcgcccgccgccgcccgggaCCGTGCCCGCGGCGCTCCGCCGCTCACCTTTGTTGGAGGCGCTGCCGGGCAGCGCGGcgcagaggcagagcagagggaggaggacGGCGGCGCGGGGCCGAGGGTCGCCCATCGCGGCGGCGGCGGGTCCCGGCAGGACCCACGCCCTCGCtcccgcggcggcggcgcgcaGGGACGGTGGCACCTCCGGCAGCCGCTCcgcgccccgcccggccccgccccgcaCTGCAGCATGACGTCACGGGCGGCGGGGGGCGCAGCCAATGCGCGCGGCCGCCGCGCCAGGTGCCGCGGGAGCGGGATGCGGGATGCGGGATGCGGGATGCGGGATGCGGGATGCGGGATGCGGGATGCGGGATGCGGGAGCGGGATGCGGGCGGGACGCGCCGGCCGCTCCTCGCCTCCCCGCTGCGGGCCAGGAGGTCCGCGGAGCGCGCCGAAGGCTACGGGCGCCCGCCCGGGGAGGGGGGAAGCTTCGACACCGGGGCGGCTGCTGAGGGATAAGGAGGGCGTGGAGATAGGGGGGATGCGAGGGGCTTGCAGACCGCACCGGGAGCCCGGGCTCGggatgggcagggcagagctgccagcctgcCGCCGCCTCTCCTCGACGGGGTGTCCGCGCCGTGGGGAGCGCAAGCCGGGGCACTGCTCCGACGAAGCTCGCAGCCGCCGGACTCGCGGTGTGAGGAAGGGCCGGGGAGGGAGGGTTCCTTGCCGCTGGTTGGAAGTCCAGAGTTTAATACGAGCAGCCCCCGAGGAgggaggagggtgaggaggtgACCCGCCGTCCCTACGTCCTGCCCAGCCGAGGCggagatgctggagcaggggccGTCCCGGCCCTTTCCGCGCCCCCCGGCGCGGGGACTCTTACTgcggcggggggcgcggggatCGGGCCGCCCCGCAGCGCTCCCCGCACGGCGGGAGAGCGACCGGCCCGCCCGGAGAGCCAGCTTGGTCCCGGCTCCTCGCCCGCCCGGCTGCCTGCGCTCTTTTCTCCGCGCCGTCCGCCGCGTCCCTCTGCCCCGGGATGCCTCCCAACCTCACCGGCTATTACCGCTTCGTCTCCCAGGAGAACATGGACAATTACCTGCGGGCTTTAGGTAACGCTCCCCTCCCCATCACGCTCCCTCCCCGCTTTAGTTCTGTGTCTCCGAAAAGTTAAGAGTGGGAACGAGGAAGGGAATTGGGAACTCTCTGGTCTTTCTGTCTCCTACCATCACTTCTGCGCTGGGGTAGTGGAGGAAAGGAGGTACTATGGCTGATGCTCCTTGGCTAAAAGAGTGGAGGAGCTCTACTGGAGGAGGGGCCCAGGTCGTCCAGTCATCgcccctctctctcctcctctaGATATCAACGTGGTCCTGCGAAAGCTGGTCTGCCTACTGAAGCCGGACAAAGAGATTATCCACACGGGAGATCACATGGTCATCCGCACTATCACCTCCCTGCGGGACTACGTTATGGATTTTGACCTGGGAGTTCAGTTTGAGGAAGACCTGGGACCCGTGGATGGACGCAAGTGCCAGGTGAGAAACCCAGGCAATGAAGTTTCACAGAGGACTGGGGTGTACTAAAGAGTTCAGGGACTTGCTTGGTTTTTGGCTCAATAACCAGGTGAGAACCAAGCCCAGAGCCGGCATGCCCCTGCAGGTCCAGGAGTAAGTGGTTCTGTGAGTAAATGGCTCACTGCAAAGAGCCAGAAACCAGTTCTCTGAGATTCGGAGGATATTATCCTCTGGAGCAAAGCCCCGAAAAGATAGAATGTCAGCGCACTTGGCAGAACTCCGTTGTTGCACTTGGAAGCCAGAGGGTCATTCACCTCCCACAAAGACCATCTGTCCCAAGAAACCACTAAAGAGACACCAGATCAGGGGTTGCATTTGAAATTGTGTCGGAGAGGAGCAGCCAGTGTGGACACTGGAAACACGTATCACCCCAATCCACTTGTCTCAGGACCATatcctcccctctccttccttgcAGACAACCGTCTCCTGGGAGGGGGATCAGCTGGTGTGTGAGCAGCTCGGAGAGAAGAGGAACCGAGGCTGGAGGCACTGGTTGGAGGGGGACCAGCTTCATCTGGTGAGGAGGGGTCCGGTGCAGCTTGCAAAATCCCAATCACAGCGCTTGGGGGAGACACGGTGTGGGTGCTGTTGGCtctgagccagccctgcagtTTCCTTCCACCTTCTCTCAGCCTTCATTCCCGGCTCTGCGGGGGCAGCCACCGCTTCACACAAACATCCGCCTCCAGGGTTTAAAAGTTAAACTCAAAAGTTAAACAGCTCAACAACAAAGGCGatgtcccttccctgcccagaaGCCAGACCCGCAGGGGCTTTGGGAGGGTCGGCAGTGCATCAGCCTGCGAGGCTCCAGCCAGCAGCGGGAGGGCTGGCAGAACTGGCGAGAGACAGGAGGGGATCCAACCTAAACTCCTCTTTTGCCCTCCTTTTCCCAGCGCATGACTGCTGAAGACGAGGTCTGCGTCCAGGTTTTCCAGAAGGTGAAGTGAGCGCTCCCCGCAGAGATGCCCGGACGGCACCAGCCCTCCCCAGTGcgagaaagaaaaagaaaacaagaaccGAGCCCCCCCGTAGCAGTGTGTTTTCTTGAGCCTCGCCCACCGGGCAGCAGCGGCCGGGGGTCACGGCCGGGCCGGCCGGGGGGGAGCGGGAGGCGGGGAGCGGGATGGGCCGGGACGGGGAGGGCACTGGGCCGCCGGCTGCGCGGAGGCTCCTTTCACAATAAGAGCGCTCGGGGAGGAGCGGGGCGGGGGCTGCCCCGCGGCCGGGCCGGCCCCCGCAGCTCCAGCGCTCCTCCTGCCGACCCCACCCCGGCCCAACCCTGCCATGCCCTCCCGGGATGGGGGGGTCGGTGCCCGAGTGGGCGAGGGTAgctcaggctgctcctcctTCTGCAGCCGCCACCTGCTGTCTTCCGTGGTCCTCTGAGGATGCTACATTCCTCCCGGGATTGGGGGAccatagaaccatggaatggtttgggttgtaaAGATGTTAAAGTTACCATTTAGTTGCAGGCCTCCCCT
This genomic interval carries:
- the CLSTN3 gene encoding calsyntenin-3, translated to MGDPRPRAAVLLPLLCLCAALPGSASNKANKHKPWIEAEYQGIVMENDNTVLLNPPLFALDKDAPLRYAGEICGFRIHGSGVPFEAVILDKATGEGLIRAKEPVDCEAHKEHTFTIQAYDCGEGPDGANTKKSHKATVHVRVNDVNEFAPVFVEKLYRVAVTEGKLYDRILRVEAIDGDCSPQYSQICYYEILTPNIPFLIDNDGNIENTEKLQYSADRVYKFTVTAYDCGKKRASDDAEVEIQVKPTCKPSWQGWNKRIEYTPGAGSLALFPTIHLETCDEPLWNIQATVELQTNHVAKGCDRDNYSEKSLRKLCGAASGEIDLLPVPSPTANWTARLSVHYSQDSSLIYWFNGSQAAQVPVVNGPNGHEGLSDHFTLSVWMKHAVVPGKGRREEETVICSTVQSEDGYSHYSLAVHGCRISFLYWPLLESARPVKFLWKLEQVCDDEWHHYALNLEFPTVTLYVDGVSYDPALIHDNGLIHPPRPEPSLMIGACWAEEKNKEKTKGGENTTDSVQGDPLSIHHYFHGYLAGFTVRPGSLESREVIECLYACREGLDYSDFDSLGKGMKVHVNPSQSLLTLEGDDVETFNHAIQHVAYMNSLRFATPGVRPLRLTTAVKCFSEESCVSIPDVEGYVVVLQPDAPQILLSGNAHFAHPASDFEAPEGIPLFPNLQITCSISHQVEAKKDENWHGTVTDTRMSDEIVHNLDGCEISLVGDDLDPEREYLLLDGALLQQRGLELVNTSAYLTITGVESIAVYEEILRQVSYHINHGAALYERKFHLSCTEMNGRYSSNEFTVEVNVLHNMNRAVHPNHILSSQQFVHRGHHLPAELSGHSLASTHNNPMVPSAATVIIVVCVGFLALMVILGILRIHSLHRRGVGQEVPGAAESGHTSAGGKESDMFWDDSALTIIVNPMESYQSCQERAAGSVEGRAGQGMEDDDDSTDSETPDSPDSSDMNDRHIIGKSDVSHRY
- the RBP5 gene encoding retinol-binding protein 5 — translated: MPPNLTGYYRFVSQENMDNYLRALDINVVLRKLVCLLKPDKEIIHTGDHMVIRTITSLRDYVMDFDLGVQFEEDLGPVDGRKCQTTVSWEGDQLVCEQLGEKRNRGWRHWLEGDQLHLRMTAEDEVCVQVFQKVK